One genomic segment of Erysipelotrichaceae bacterium 66202529 includes these proteins:
- a CDS encoding DeoR family transcriptional regulator has product MTKQERQKAILALLQEKGELHVQTICRNFHIVAMTARRDLMELEQMGVLIRTHGGAIAKEKKTFDAQTPFAKRRKLHTKQKQQIARIAKSFLKEHDRIFLASGSTMDIFASSLMHALPLTIVTDAVNVAYDLYQDTRLSIYMLGGELRRNSLTLTGPIAQANLRQFQLTKAFLSVNAIDEKGNLYTDSVVESGLLETLFSIVEEVYVLCDSSKLNTRDFIAISHKQSYTLITDSEADQSILEAYRQRGIRIADTSLPV; this is encoded by the coding sequence ATGACGAAACAGGAACGGCAGAAAGCGATACTTGCGCTTCTGCAGGAAAAAGGAGAGCTTCATGTACAGACCATATGCCGGAATTTTCATATTGTAGCCATGACTGCACGACGCGATCTCATGGAGCTGGAACAGATGGGAGTATTGATTCGGACACATGGAGGTGCCATCGCAAAGGAGAAAAAAACCTTTGATGCACAGACCCCGTTTGCGAAACGCCGTAAGCTGCATACAAAACAAAAACAGCAGATCGCCAGGATTGCGAAAAGCTTTTTGAAGGAGCATGACCGTATCTTTCTCGCCAGCGGCTCCACGATGGATATATTTGCCTCCTCCCTCATGCATGCTCTCCCTTTGACAATCGTAACGGATGCGGTAAATGTAGCCTATGATTTGTATCAGGATACCAGACTTTCCATCTATATGCTCGGAGGAGAGCTGCGCAGAAATTCCTTGACGCTGACCGGCCCAATTGCACAGGCAAACCTGAGGCAGTTTCAGCTGACAAAGGCCTTTTTAAGTGTGAATGCGATTGATGAAAAGGGGAACCTTTATACGGACAGTGTGGTAGAAAGCGGATTGCTGGAAACACTGTTCTCTATTGTAGAGGAAGTCTATGTTCTCTGTGATTCCAGTAAGCTGAATACCCGTGATTTTATAGCGATATCTCATAAGCAGAGCTATACCCTCATCACTGATTCAGAGGCAGATCAGAGCATACTGGAAGCCTATCGCCAACGTGGTATCCGCATTGCGGACACTTCTCTGCCTGTTTGA
- a CDS encoding response regulator, giving the protein MFRQNFVIIIVMKEWSEMSFAVLVVDDDLDFAESVKKDIQYMFPDHFIVDVMSDVQILNNINTANYDLYILDIEMPAIGGFDLAEKLHDRKQESLLVFLTTHHELSITGYEYRAFRFLVKDNYLKSLIKMLNAALMELNKRNKFLDVRNEASVPVKILVKDIICAYTVKNYLVVETETGLYQARISLREFQDSNSLFPFASPNKGMLVNLNYISHIDFDKAIIYLKGHGNMPISRRKKKEFYMLYAKGVHNSYD; this is encoded by the coding sequence ATGTTTAGACAAAATTTTGTTATAATTATAGTAATGAAGGAGTGGTCAGAAATGTCATTTGCTGTCTTGGTTGTTGATGATGATTTAGATTTTGCAGAAAGTGTGAAGAAGGACATACAATATATGTTTCCTGATCACTTTATAGTAGATGTTATGAGTGATGTACAGATTCTAAATAATATCAATACAGCTAACTATGATCTGTATATTCTTGATATTGAAATGCCTGCTATTGGCGGGTTCGACTTAGCAGAAAAACTACACGATAGAAAACAGGAGTCCTTGCTTGTATTTCTTACCACCCACCATGAGCTTTCGATAACAGGTTACGAGTATCGTGCATTTCGTTTTCTCGTTAAAGATAATTATTTAAAGTCTCTGATAAAAATGTTAAATGCAGCCCTTATGGAATTAAATAAACGAAATAAATTTTTAGATGTGAGAAACGAAGCGTCTGTTCCTGTTAAAATCCTGGTCAAGGATATTATATGTGCCTATACTGTAAAAAATTATTTAGTGGTTGAAACAGAAACAGGACTTTACCAAGCAAGAATATCATTACGTGAGTTTCAGGATAGTAATTCACTATTTCCTTTTGCATCACCTAATAAAGGTATGTTGGTTAATTTGAATTATATAAGTCATATAGATTTTGATAAAGCTATCATTTATTTAAAGGGCCATGGAAATATGCCGATTAGCAGAAGGAAGAAAAAAGAGTTTTACATGTTATATGCAAAAGGCGTTCATAATAGCTATGATTAA
- a CDS encoding PRD domain-containing protein, with amino-acid sequence MNKRAREIIFWIMEKRDYQETCTITDLIDKFKVSERTIRYDLEGITDFLLENKQKPIQLCEHGVIELQKDTDAIRSLLGQNDFYSFKLSKEERMNMILYLIANTSEHVTLQQLADILFVSRSTVIHDVDDVRKSIQKHDLEIVSLRRGLRIQGKESSRRILLMHLLRMPYVQQFRTTEYTHMMSPQDLDSLKRMIKDAELSSSRFLTDGSFEDLRQYLMLMIERYHKHLFVEIDYVSQHMSTQKMANHLMNKLEDYFGMEHRLQEEYLLADILYNMHYLKRNDADEKIMQIQVISKQFIDAVAHDLNIDLRNDFQFYQNLTNHLQSTFKDLDMGYDSDSELLYEIVKKNPEVVTAIEKNLQPLEAFVQRAITNEEIAYITIHVCAAMERNRYQGSQFTILLVCNSGVGTSQLLLSRLKKYFQFYVADVLPVHALANYDVTGIDLIISTVPLKEERCETIILHPYLSDEDCILLGEKLETLKSSKYRVNSNSNFQRLQTLIANSIAYSPLDKDEIYKNIIKDLQSHFFPVAPSDKATLRELLAGHIEVDVECADWKEAVRRSAQPLLDQEYLSEQYITQMIRNIETMGPYIVLAPGFALPHESPDVGGKKLGMQLIRLKQPVPFHSQFYDPVDFVCCLSTIDKDSHLKAMFHLMNLLAKADFCENIRKAKSAEEIYQIIYEYESIL; translated from the coding sequence ATGAACAAACGTGCACGAGAGATAATATTCTGGATCATGGAGAAGCGGGATTATCAGGAAACCTGTACCATCACGGATCTGATTGACAAATTCAAGGTATCTGAACGGACAATCCGTTATGATCTGGAGGGAATCACAGATTTTCTTCTGGAAAATAAGCAGAAGCCAATTCAGCTATGCGAGCATGGCGTAATCGAGCTGCAGAAGGATACCGATGCCATTCGTTCTCTGCTGGGGCAGAACGATTTTTACTCCTTTAAGCTGAGTAAGGAAGAACGGATGAACATGATTTTGTATCTGATTGCGAATACGAGTGAGCATGTGACACTGCAGCAGCTGGCGGATATTCTTTTTGTATCCCGCTCCACCGTTATTCATGATGTGGATGATGTACGTAAAAGCATCCAAAAGCATGATTTGGAAATCGTATCCCTGCGCAGAGGACTGCGAATCCAGGGGAAGGAGAGCAGCCGCAGAATTTTGTTAATGCATCTGCTGCGTATGCCGTATGTACAGCAGTTTCGCACAACGGAATATACGCATATGATGTCACCACAGGATTTGGATAGTCTGAAACGGATGATTAAGGATGCCGAATTATCCAGCAGTCGCTTTCTGACCGACGGCTCCTTTGAGGATTTGCGGCAGTATCTGATGCTGATGATTGAACGCTATCACAAGCATCTGTTTGTGGAAATAGATTATGTATCCCAGCATATGTCCACACAGAAAATGGCAAACCATCTGATGAACAAGCTGGAGGATTATTTTGGTATGGAGCATCGCCTGCAGGAGGAATATCTGCTGGCGGACATCCTGTATAATATGCATTATCTCAAGCGTAATGATGCCGATGAGAAAATCATGCAGATACAGGTCATATCCAAGCAGTTTATTGATGCAGTTGCGCATGATCTGAATATTGATTTGCGCAATGACTTTCAGTTTTATCAGAATCTGACCAACCATCTGCAATCCACCTTTAAGGATCTGGATATGGGCTATGACAGCGATTCGGAGCTTTTATATGAAATTGTGAAAAAGAATCCGGAGGTAGTAACAGCCATCGAAAAAAATCTGCAGCCGCTGGAGGCATTTGTGCAGAGGGCAATCACCAATGAGGAAATTGCCTATATCACAATTCATGTCTGCGCGGCAATGGAGCGCAACCGATACCAGGGCTCGCAGTTTACGATCCTTCTCGTATGTAATTCCGGCGTGGGAACCTCGCAGCTGCTGTTAAGCCGGTTGAAAAAATATTTCCAGTTTTATGTTGCGGATGTACTGCCGGTGCATGCGCTTGCCAATTATGATGTCACAGGGATTGATCTGATTATTTCAACCGTACCGCTGAAGGAGGAACGCTGTGAAACGATCATCCTGCATCCGTATCTGAGTGATGAGGATTGTATCCTGCTGGGAGAAAAGCTGGAAACACTGAAAAGCAGTAAATACCGCGTAAATTCAAATTCGAATTTTCAAAGGCTTCAGACACTGATTGCAAATTCCATTGCGTACAGTCCGCTGGATAAGGACGAAATATATAAAAATATCATTAAGGATTTACAGTCGCATTTCTTTCCGGTTGCGCCAAGTGACAAGGCGACACTGCGGGAGCTGCTGGCGGGTCATATTGAGGTGGATGTGGAATGTGCAGACTGGAAGGAGGCTGTGAGAAGAAGTGCGCAGCCATTACTGGACCAGGAGTATTTGAGTGAACAATATATCACGCAGATGATTCGCAATATCGAAACAATGGGGCCGTATATCGTGCTGGCACCGGGCTTTGCACTCCCGCATGAATCTCCGGATGTGGGCGGGAAGAAGCTGGGAATGCAGCTGATCCGCCTAAAACAGCCCGTACCCTTTCATTCTCAGTTTTATGATCCGGTAGATTTTGTGTGCTGTTTATCTACAATAGATAAGGATTCACATTTAAAGGCGATGTTCCATTTGATGAATTTACTGGCAAAGGCGGATTTTTGTGAGAATATCCGAAAGGCGAAATCCGCAGAGGAGATTTATCAGATCATTTATGAATACGAATCCATACTGTAA
- a CDS encoding alpha/beta hydrolase, with protein sequence MQFKTYMQKNKPVYMYLHGECLSAFSFQEEIRELKKDYTLIVPILDGHGGEAQKPFISIQDCAEQLLSYIQTHFNGHIQVLSGFSLGAQIAVTMLSMKPDLCDYAMLESAMMQPVRLRSWSAYASVYANALARKKWFNKFMYYTVFNDDYAFEDYYRNYQAMTRDNLKCILDAVSSFQVPDNLEQVTCKTAILVGQREKKSMKKSADLLKAALPDAQIFMLMNYTHGDFSLGNPREYLRFVKSWIQNKDIQQKRKVRKKKEEQEGEYMPNWKHLVNKIRDRKAKRNLQKTGS encoded by the coding sequence ATGCAATTTAAAACCTATATGCAAAAAAACAAACCGGTCTATATGTACCTGCACGGAGAATGTCTGTCCGCCTTCAGCTTTCAGGAGGAAATACGGGAGCTGAAGAAGGATTATACGCTGATTGTCCCAATTCTGGATGGTCATGGAGGTGAAGCTCAGAAGCCGTTTATCAGTATTCAAGATTGCGCAGAGCAGCTGCTTTCCTACATCCAGACGCATTTCAACGGACATATTCAGGTGCTGTCCGGCTTTTCCCTTGGTGCACAGATCGCCGTAACCATGCTTTCCATGAAGCCGGATCTTTGCGATTATGCAATGCTGGAAAGTGCGATGATGCAGCCTGTCCGGCTGCGAAGCTGGAGTGCTTATGCAAGCGTTTATGCCAATGCTCTGGCAAGAAAGAAATGGTTCAATAAATTCATGTATTATACCGTATTCAATGACGATTATGCCTTTGAAGATTATTACCGCAATTATCAGGCTATGACAAGGGATAATCTGAAGTGCATACTGGATGCTGTAAGCTCCTTTCAGGTGCCGGATAATCTGGAACAGGTCACCTGTAAAACAGCCATTCTGGTAGGGCAGCGGGAAAAGAAAAGCATGAAGAAAAGTGCTGACCTTCTCAAGGCGGCATTGCCGGATGCACAGATTTTCATGCTGATGAATTATACACATGGTGATTTCAGTCTTGGCAATCCAAGAGAATATTTGCGCTTTGTGAAAAGCTGGATTCAGAATAAGGATATCCAGCAGAAGCGTAAGGTGCGAAAGAAAAAAGAGGAACAGGAAGGCGAGTATATGCCAAACTGGAAGCATCTTGTAAATAAAATCAGAGATAGAAAGGCTAAACGAAATCTCCAGAAAACAGGTTCATAA
- a CDS encoding response regulator: MLLKEDANMFKYSLLIVDDNKKDREMISKKILEIFPDKFNMVLVDDVNAMKYIENSIYDGYLLDIEMPIYDGFALVSKIQNINCNSLILFLTSHEDYSLKGYEYNIFRFISKFKLGSMLPNALSDILDELQKRETYIEVKDKDNTIFQLLTNSIHYVSTSGNNLRVCTGNKEFMMQSSLCDFSTRFKEFPFAEPRKGFLVNLNYIECIDFDKDIIHMKSGRKISISRRKRKTFYMRYSLGL; the protein is encoded by the coding sequence ATGTTACTGAAAGAAGATGCTAATATGTTTAAATATTCACTGTTAATTGTTGATGATAATAAAAAAGATAGAGAAATGATTTCTAAGAAAATCCTTGAAATCTTTCCTGATAAATTTAATATGGTGTTAGTGGATGATGTAAATGCAATGAAATATATAGAGAATTCAATTTATGACGGTTATCTTTTGGATATCGAAATGCCAATTTATGATGGTTTTGCACTAGTATCTAAGATACAGAATATAAATTGCAATTCACTTATTCTTTTTTTAACATCTCATGAGGATTATTCATTGAAAGGCTATGAATATAACATTTTTCGATTTATAAGTAAGTTTAAACTAGGTAGTATGCTTCCAAACGCTCTTTCCGATATTTTAGACGAACTTCAAAAAAGAGAAACTTATATTGAAGTAAAAGATAAAGATAATACTATTTTTCAGTTATTAACAAATTCCATACATTACGTGTCTACAAGTGGAAATAATTTGAGAGTATGTACAGGTAATAAGGAATTTATGATGCAAAGTTCATTATGTGATTTCTCAACAAGATTTAAAGAGTTCCCTTTTGCTGAGCCTAGAAAAGGTTTTTTAGTGAATTTGAATTACATAGAGTGTATAGATTTTGATAAAGATATAATTCATATGAAATCCGGGCGTAAAATAAGCATAAGCAGAAGGAAGAGAAAGACGTTTTATATGCGATATTCATTAGGTTTATAA
- the rhaD gene encoding rhamnulose-1-phosphate aldolase — translation MRVEEAKFLKEYVEMADYGDALGWHERNGGNFTYWMKPEDVECVQDQLTQSGEWLPIGTNVEYLANAYFLISGTGKYFHNMKKDPAHTAGIIQVDATGLNYRICWGLKDGGRPTSELPTHLMNMAVKARLTNNENRVIYHCHCPNVIALTFLLPLKSEIITREIWEMMTECPIIFPEGIGVVEWMVPGGRDIAVVTSKLMETYNAVIWAHHGMFCSGVDFDSTFGLMHTIEKSAEMWIKVHSCRQEKLQTIPVEGFHRLADAFHVTLDERYLYEK, via the coding sequence ATGAGAGTAGAAGAAGCTAAATTTTTAAAGGAATATGTTGAGATGGCTGATTATGGGGATGCATTGGGCTGGCATGAACGCAATGGAGGGAATTTCACCTATTGGATGAAGCCGGAGGATGTGGAATGTGTACAGGATCAGCTGACACAAAGCGGGGAATGGCTGCCGATTGGCACGAATGTGGAATATCTGGCAAATGCATATTTCCTGATCAGCGGTACGGGGAAGTATTTCCACAATATGAAAAAGGATCCTGCACATACTGCAGGCATCATACAGGTGGATGCCACAGGCCTAAACTATCGCATCTGCTGGGGACTAAAGGATGGCGGGCGACCTACCAGTGAGCTGCCTACCCATCTTATGAATATGGCAGTAAAGGCAAGACTCACAAACAATGAGAACCGCGTTATATATCACTGTCACTGTCCCAATGTAATTGCACTTACCTTTCTGCTTCCATTGAAATCAGAAATTATCACAAGAGAAATCTGGGAAATGATGACGGAATGTCCGATTATTTTTCCAGAGGGAATCGGAGTTGTGGAGTGGATGGTGCCGGGTGGCCGTGATATTGCGGTTGTCACCAGTAAGCTGATGGAAACCTACAATGCAGTTATTTGGGCACATCACGGCATGTTTTGCAGTGGCGTCGATTTTGATTCTACCTTTGGCTTAATGCATACGATTGAAAAGAGTGCCGAGATGTGGATCAAGGTGCACTCCTGCCGACAGGAAAAGCTGCAGACAATTCCGGTTGAGGGCTTTCACAGGCTTGCGGATGCGTTTCATGTTACACTGGATGAACGGTATTTATATGAAAAGTAA
- a CDS encoding HAMP domain-containing protein gives MHYKDISIRKKILLSNFLMVLIPIIFVCFILFSLLLGFSFVTHSPAAMIRNVLLNTSNYGPTLLIKTMNDELAGSDTISDEAERILAQLEKSGLHIFVEEKENDEILYHSAGVNRSSMQQEFKSIAETNQYSLPYIIWNQNGMAYQAELKNAADQTLRITFSGKDLNLPQDSYESWEHTKLMIKISIVGTGVFMVLFIVALGAFLTRKLAQHILIPLYDLNEATSEIRNGNLKQEISVEKEDEIGELCSNFEAMRKQLIESERLRTQYDLNRKELIAGISHDLSTPLTSMQGYVNGLLDGIADTPEKQQHYLHIIQEKTNAMNALVESLFLLSKLDLGQVPFHDECVNLPDFLQDWYQECTSRYDHAVISYQNESGKPLQILMDRTHFIRVLDNLCQNSIKYRREDPVHIHVTLRCEEESCILTFEDDGQGIDPLEAPRLFDSFYRSDPARSSKVKGNGLGLSITKQIITQMKGTICASGEINKGLCITIRLPLLKGGTRL, from the coding sequence ATGCACTATAAGGACATATCCATACGCAAAAAAATTCTGCTTTCCAATTTTCTGATGGTTCTCATTCCCATCATTTTTGTATGCTTCATTCTGTTCAGTCTGCTGCTGGGGTTCTCCTTTGTGACACATTCTCCCGCTGCCATGATTCGCAACGTGCTGTTAAACACCTCCAATTACGGCCCCACCTTGTTAATTAAGACAATGAATGATGAGCTTGCAGGAAGTGATACCATCAGCGATGAAGCGGAACGTATCCTTGCACAGCTGGAAAAGTCAGGTCTTCATATTTTCGTTGAAGAAAAGGAAAACGATGAAATCCTGTATCACAGTGCCGGGGTGAATCGCAGCAGTATGCAGCAGGAGTTTAAAAGCATTGCGGAAACAAATCAGTATTCCCTTCCTTATATTATATGGAATCAAAACGGTATGGCCTATCAGGCTGAATTAAAAAATGCAGCTGATCAGACGCTGCGCATCACCTTTTCCGGTAAAGATCTCAATTTACCACAGGATTCCTATGAATCATGGGAGCATACCAAGCTGATGATTAAAATCTCCATCGTAGGGACAGGGGTATTCATGGTGCTGTTCATTGTAGCCCTGGGTGCTTTTTTGACCAGAAAGCTGGCACAGCATATTCTGATACCTTTATATGACCTTAACGAAGCCACCAGTGAAATACGAAACGGTAATCTGAAGCAGGAGATATCGGTTGAAAAAGAGGATGAAATCGGTGAGCTGTGCTCCAATTTTGAAGCGATGCGCAAGCAGCTCATTGAATCTGAACGGCTTCGTACCCAATACGATCTGAATCGAAAGGAACTGATTGCCGGTATTTCCCACGACCTGTCCACTCCGCTTACCTCCATGCAGGGCTATGTCAACGGCCTATTAGACGGTATTGCGGATACACCGGAAAAACAGCAGCATTATCTGCATATCATACAAGAGAAGACAAATGCCATGAATGCGCTGGTGGAAAGTCTCTTTCTGCTTTCCAAGCTTGATCTGGGACAGGTTCCCTTTCATGATGAGTGTGTGAATCTTCCGGATTTTCTGCAGGACTGGTATCAGGAATGCACATCCCGTTACGATCATGCTGTTATCAGCTACCAAAATGAAAGTGGGAAACCGCTGCAGATTCTGATGGATCGCACACATTTCATCAGAGTATTAGACAATCTGTGTCAGAATAGTATAAAATATAGAAGAGAGGATCCGGTGCATATCCATGTCACCCTGCGATGTGAGGAGGAATCCTGTATCCTGACCTTTGAGGATGACGGTCAGGGGATCGATCCCCTGGAGGCTCCAAGATTATTTGATAGCTTCTACCGCAGCGATCCTGCAAGAAGCTCAAAGGTAAAAGGAAACGGACTGGGTCTGTCGATTACCAAGCAAATCATAACCCAAATGAAGGGAACCATATGTGCCAGCGGAGAAATAAACAAGGGTCTGTGTATAACCATAAGACTGCCGCTTTTAAAAGGAGGAACAAGGCTATGA
- a CDS encoding response regulator: protein MKRILIVEDDRAIAELERDYLEANDYEVEICEDGESGLKRALQEDFALILLDVMLPKEDGFQVCRNLRAVKNVPIILVSAKREDMDKIRGLGLGANDYIVKPFNPSELIARVKSQIANYERLTQGTQRKENQLQIENLTIDLNSHEVFLDGNSLVLPNKEFELLVFLAKNPNIVFSKDQLFEKIWGLDAIGEISTVTVHINRIREKIEKDSANPKFIETVWGSGYRFRKYETT, encoded by the coding sequence ATGAAAAGAATATTGATTGTTGAGGATGATAGAGCGATTGCTGAGCTGGAACGCGATTATCTGGAAGCAAACGACTATGAGGTTGAAATTTGCGAGGATGGAGAAAGTGGACTGAAGCGTGCCCTGCAGGAGGATTTTGCATTGATTCTGCTGGATGTCATGCTGCCAAAGGAGGATGGCTTTCAGGTATGCCGAAATCTGAGAGCCGTGAAAAATGTACCGATTATTCTGGTATCTGCCAAACGAGAGGATATGGATAAAATCCGTGGACTTGGCCTTGGAGCAAACGACTATATCGTAAAACCATTCAATCCGAGTGAGCTGATCGCCAGAGTTAAATCACAGATTGCCAATTATGAACGGCTGACACAGGGAACGCAGAGAAAAGAAAATCAGCTCCAGATTGAGAATTTGACTATCGACCTGAATTCACATGAGGTTTTCCTGGATGGTAATTCCCTTGTTCTTCCCAATAAAGAATTTGAGCTGCTCGTATTTCTTGCGAAGAATCCGAATATTGTTTTCAGCAAGGATCAGCTCTTTGAAAAAATATGGGGACTGGACGCTATTGGTGAAATATCTACTGTAACGGTTCACATTAACCGTATCCGGGAAAAAATAGAGAAGGACAGTGCCAATCCGAAATTTATCGAAACAGTATGGGGCAGCGGCTACCGCTTCCGTAAATATGAAACCACCTAA
- a CDS encoding GHKL domain-containing protein: protein MLTFNFIDNFFFAYSMLFIYFILNLKICPLSAKNTFSLFLIIFIIFISDCYIYYTFSWTTQFGEIKHVPNFIENTIMLIVFLVLYRHNCLKTLYYIVLGFVVIQFSSLIYRVMLTNSEYQEWYSLSRFIILIVFYVVIRIGRKSNRIYESKDWISFSVLAGVFYIYLFYITEEVPKLDFTDMNVIVIFEFIQIAFMVSVFCVFYFYLSVLGDRNKDLNNVGLQLDNQKQQKQLLEELKKANQENRKLRHDLKHHFHSLEYMMNTDPEKAKSYLQELSEHVEAVKVLTTKNPVLDYIVNSKMAICRTKGIAFTYEVQDNLKQMQDFDLISLLSNALDNAIEAQEYVDNKFISCKILDGKTATKIFIENACDTARLQKSNDTFQTIKKEKGQHGIGLGRIKTIAESYHGYMKIKLQDSFLLEISIAKTKTV from the coding sequence ATGCTTACATTTAATTTTATTGATAATTTCTTCTTTGCTTATTCAATGTTATTTATATACTTTATACTAAATCTAAAGATATGTCCACTATCAGCAAAAAACACATTTTCTCTATTTTTAATTATTTTCATTATTTTTATATCGGATTGTTATATCTACTATACTTTCTCCTGGACAACACAGTTTGGAGAAATAAAACATGTACCAAACTTTATTGAAAATACTATTATGTTAATCGTTTTCCTTGTACTATATAGACATAATTGTCTAAAGACTCTCTATTATATCGTCTTAGGATTTGTTGTCATACAATTTAGTTCATTGATTTATAGAGTTATGTTAACGAATAGTGAATATCAAGAATGGTACTCGTTAAGTCGTTTTATTATTTTAATTGTATTCTATGTAGTTATTAGAATAGGCAGGAAGAGTAATAGAATATATGAGTCAAAGGATTGGATATCATTTTCTGTTTTAGCAGGTGTATTTTATATATATTTATTTTATATTACAGAAGAAGTACCAAAGCTAGATTTTACAGATATGAATGTTATTGTAATATTTGAGTTTATTCAAATAGCTTTTATGGTGAGTGTATTCTGTGTATTTTATTTCTATCTATCTGTTTTGGGAGATAGAAATAAGGATTTGAATAATGTAGGTCTTCAGCTAGACAATCAGAAACAACAGAAGCAGTTGCTGGAGGAATTAAAAAAAGCGAATCAGGAAAACAGAAAGCTACGTCATGATTTAAAGCATCATTTTCATTCATTGGAATATATGATGAATACAGATCCTGAGAAAGCAAAAAGCTATCTGCAGGAATTAAGCGAACATGTGGAAGCTGTAAAGGTTCTTACTACAAAGAATCCTGTCCTGGATTATATCGTAAATTCCAAAATGGCAATTTGCAGAACGAAAGGCATAGCGTTTACTTATGAAGTGCAGGATAATCTAAAGCAAATGCAGGATTTTGATCTGATATCCTTATTATCCAATGCTTTGGATAATGCAATCGAAGCACAGGAGTATGTGGATAACAAATTTATAAGCTGTAAAATCCTGGATGGGAAAACAGCAACGAAGATTTTTATTGAAAATGCATGTGATACAGCAAGACTACAAAAATCAAACGACACTTTTCAAACAATAAAAAAGGAAAAAGGACAGCATGGTATTGGATTGGGAAGGATAAAGACGATTGCGGAAAGCTACCATGGATATATGAAGATTAAGCTGCAGGATTCTTTTCTCTTAGAAATCAGTATTGCAAAAACAAAAACTGTATAA
- a CDS encoding 3-phosphoglycerate dehydrogenase: protein MKCVAVGDMFLSEEAFAKVLKGQSLFSSYQGFSWKADLDRVATRTLIRNIETKGSEAYTIKGELKEAMLDADVIFIHMCPVGRDIIEQASHLKYIVTARGGVENIAVECARKKGVRILHCPMHNAFAVAELTVGLMICETRNVTRADRSLREGIWRESYPNSGSIRELRSMRVGLIGFGAIGQLVAQRLHPFGCSIMVHDPYLDASIIERTGCKAVDKKTLLQESDIISLHGRIGPKDPPIIGRYELALMKPHSYLINTARAVLVDMPALEEALQSGRIMGAAIDVFPKEPLTKEDRIVQLDNCTLTNHRGGDTLDSYERSPELLLEQLKEAVETGTTSYMIMPYDEEAGGK, encoded by the coding sequence ATGAAATGTGTTGCTGTTGGAGATATGTTTCTGTCAGAGGAAGCATTTGCAAAGGTTTTGAAGGGGCAATCTCTGTTTAGCTCCTATCAGGGCTTTTCATGGAAGGCAGATTTAGATCGTGTAGCTACCAGGACATTGATCCGCAACATTGAAACAAAGGGAAGTGAGGCGTATACAATCAAAGGGGAGTTGAAGGAGGCCATGCTTGATGCGGATGTGATTTTCATTCATATGTGTCCGGTAGGAAGGGATATCATTGAACAGGCATCGCATTTAAAATACATTGTCACAGCAAGGGGCGGTGTGGAAAACATCGCGGTGGAATGTGCAAGGAAAAAAGGAGTACGCATCCTTCACTGTCCTATGCATAATGCATTTGCTGTGGCAGAGCTGACAGTGGGGCTGATGATTTGTGAAACACGGAATGTGACAAGAGCAGATCGTTCCTTGCGTGAGGGTATCTGGAGAGAGTCCTATCCGAATAGCGGATCTATCCGTGAGCTTCGCAGTATGCGTGTTGGTCTGATTGGCTTTGGTGCCATCGGACAGCTTGTGGCACAGCGACTGCATCCGTTTGGCTGCAGTATTATGGTGCATGATCCTTATCTGGATGCATCCATCATCGAACGAACGGGGTGTAAGGCAGTCGATAAGAAGACACTGCTTCAGGAAAGTGATATCATATCCCTTCACGGACGCATCGGCCCAAAGGATCCACCAATCATCGGACGTTATGAGTTAGCCCTTATGAAACCGCATAGCTATCTGATCAATACAGCAAGGGCAGTGCTGGTGGATATGCCTGCGTTGGAGGAAGCATTGCAAAGCGGCAGAATCATGGGGGCAGCGATTGATGTATTTCCAAAGGAGCCGCTGACGAAAGAGGATAGAATTGTACAGCTGGATAACTGTACGCTTACCAATCATCGTGGCGGGGATACCCTGGATTCCTATGAACGAAGTCCAGAGCTGCTGCTGGAACAATTAAAGGAAGCTGTGGAAACAGGTACAACAAGCTATATGATTATGCCCTACGATGAGGAAGCTGGAGGAAAATGA